A window of the Anopheles merus strain MAF unplaced genomic scaffold, AmerM5.1 LNR4000537, whole genome shotgun sequence genome harbors these coding sequences:
- the LOC121602610 gene encoding zinc finger and BTB domain-containing protein 41-like isoform X3 produces MKEICLDIDLHKVCRICLSQTNMNETLFNIFTDAIVDGRIVPLVEVIESCVGIQVKNSQELPSKICQTCKSIILQFHVFKQKCSRAESVLREMLLHRTSFTEHIEEGGFPDSDYLEESKSVHSPLVEYIEETIEEAQEEEEEEEKEEEKVGTVLNSENESVAPDGMWESLISQSPEGVETSDKDTTIIHTEEYFSDMGDGNFVSALEIAPSVERAVAKYEPTALDDLKSVQSNSHVCDICGKIALSKSRLAKHMQLHIDSKIVLDHMNFFICTFCRYVFLREQDLSDHSVQCSGCLNFPVVGNEPCRVRDNVEPSKRIVGGSGVCGICDAGYDDLLHVKQHIISHLEKFPCPLEGCGCEYSSLARLTTHISNQHVDYLSPNCPHCKEEIDRVDLRQHVRLYCKAKQFECTHCDKKFLSWKALSQHLKKIDQKFHCSQCDKSFSSQASLKLHELVNDRTFARFATSRIKHLACGQRTRIRTS; encoded by the exons ATGAAGGAAATATGTTTGGACATAGACTTACACAAAGTGTGTCGAATCTGTTTATCACAAACCAATATGAACGAGACATTGTTCAACATATTTACAGATGCAATTGTGGACGGTAGGATTGTGCCACTGGTTGAAGTGATCGAGAGCTGTGTCGGCATACAG GTGAAAAACTCCCAGGAGCTTCCGAGTAAAATATGCCAGACGTGCAAATCTATCATTCTCCAGTTTCACGTCTTTAAACAAAAGTGTAGTAGAGCGGAAAGTGTATTGCGAGAGATGCTGTTACACCGAACATCATTTACTGAGCACATAGAAGAAGGTGGTTTCCCTGATAGTGACTATTTGGAGGAAAGTAAATCAGTCCATTCACCTTTGGTGGAATACATTGAAGAAACCATCGAGGAGgcgcaggaggaggaggaggaggaggagaaggaggaggagaaggttGGTACTGTGTTAAACAGTGAAAATGAATCCGTAGCTCCCGATGGGATGTGGGAAAGTCTCATCAGCCAATCTCCGGAAGGTGTTGAAACTTCGGATAAAGATACTACAATCATTCATACAGAGGAATATTTTTCCGATATGGGAGACGGAAATTTTGTGTCCGCGTTGGAAATAGCACCCAGCGTTGAACGAGCGGTGGCCAAATATGAACCAACAGCATTGGATGATTTAAAATCAGTGCAAAGCAATAGTCATGTATGCGACATATGCGGAAAGATAGCCCTCTCAAAATCACGCCTGGCGAAACACATGCAGCTTCATATTGATTCTAAAATAGTGCTCGATCATATGAACTTTTTCATTTGCACTTTCTGCCGATATGTGTTTCTGCGAGAACAAGATTTGAGTGACCACAGCGTGCAGTGTTCCGGATGCTTAAACTTTCCGGTTGTTGGAAATGAGCCGTGCCGTGTTCGTGACAATGTAGAACCTTCCAAGCGCATTGTGGGAGGCAGTGGCGTCTGCGGAATCTGTGACGCAGGGTATGATGATCTGTTGCACGTGAAACAGCATATCATTAGCCATTTGGAAAAGTTTCCATGTCCGTTGGAGGGTTGTGGATGCGAGTACTCCTCACTGGCACGGTTGACCACACATATCAGCAATCAGCATGTCGATTATCTTTCGCCAAACTGTCCCCACTGTAAGGAAGAAATAGATCGAGTCGATTTAAGGCAACATGTAAGACTCTACTGCAAAGCGAAACAGTTTGAGTGTACACATTGTG ATAAAAAGTTTCTCTCTTGGAAAGCATTATCACAACATCTGAAAAAAATAGACCAAAAGTTTCACTGTTCGCAATGTGATAAATCATTTTCGTCGCAAGCCTCGTTGAAACTACATGAAC TGGTGAACGACCGTACGTTTGCACGATTTGCAACAAGTCGTATAAAACATCTAGCTTGCGGACAGCGCACACGGATACGCACATCGTAG
- the LOC121602610 gene encoding zinc finger protein 382-like isoform X1, translated as MKEICLDIDLHKVCRICLSQTNMNETLFNIFTDAIVDGRIVPLVEVIESCVGIQVKNSQELPSKICQTCKSIILQFHVFKQKCSRAESVLREMLLHRTSFTEHIEEGGFPDSDYLEESKSVHSPLVEYIEETIEEAQEEEEEEEKEEEKVGTVLNSENESVAPDGMWESLISQSPEGVETSDKDTTIIHTEEYFSDMGDGNFVSALEIAPSVERAVAKYEPTALDDLKSVQSNSHVCDICGKIALSKSRLAKHMQLHIDSKIVLDHMNFFICTFCRYVFLREQDLSDHSVQCSGCLNFPVVGNEPCRVRDNVEPSKRIVGGSGVCGICDAGYDDLLHVKQHIISHLEKFPCPLEGCGCEYSSLARLTTHISNQHVDYLSPNCPHCKEEIDRVDLRQHVRLYCKAKQFECTHCDKKFLSWKALSQHLKKIDQKFHCSQCDKSFSSQASLKLHERTHSGERPYVCTICNKSYKTSSLRTAHTDTHIVGKTFKCEMCGKSLQTRACYRNHVKRHLEQRNHGCPVCGKKFFQKCTLRVHLKMVHRLSGDMLDV; from the exons ATGAAGGAAATATGTTTGGACATAGACTTACACAAAGTGTGTCGAATCTGTTTATCACAAACCAATATGAACGAGACATTGTTCAACATATTTACAGATGCAATTGTGGACGGTAGGATTGTGCCACTGGTTGAAGTGATCGAGAGCTGTGTCGGCATACAG GTGAAAAACTCCCAGGAGCTTCCGAGTAAAATATGCCAGACGTGCAAATCTATCATTCTCCAGTTTCACGTCTTTAAACAAAAGTGTAGTAGAGCGGAAAGTGTATTGCGAGAGATGCTGTTACACCGAACATCATTTACTGAGCACATAGAAGAAGGTGGTTTCCCTGATAGTGACTATTTGGAGGAAAGTAAATCAGTCCATTCACCTTTGGTGGAATACATTGAAGAAACCATCGAGGAGgcgcaggaggaggaggaggaggaggagaaggaggaggagaaggttGGTACTGTGTTAAACAGTGAAAATGAATCCGTAGCTCCCGATGGGATGTGGGAAAGTCTCATCAGCCAATCTCCGGAAGGTGTTGAAACTTCGGATAAAGATACTACAATCATTCATACAGAGGAATATTTTTCCGATATGGGAGACGGAAATTTTGTGTCCGCGTTGGAAATAGCACCCAGCGTTGAACGAGCGGTGGCCAAATATGAACCAACAGCATTGGATGATTTAAAATCAGTGCAAAGCAATAGTCATGTATGCGACATATGCGGAAAGATAGCCCTCTCAAAATCACGCCTGGCGAAACACATGCAGCTTCATATTGATTCTAAAATAGTGCTCGATCATATGAACTTTTTCATTTGCACTTTCTGCCGATATGTGTTTCTGCGAGAACAAGATTTGAGTGACCACAGCGTGCAGTGTTCCGGATGCTTAAACTTTCCGGTTGTTGGAAATGAGCCGTGCCGTGTTCGTGACAATGTAGAACCTTCCAAGCGCATTGTGGGAGGCAGTGGCGTCTGCGGAATCTGTGACGCAGGGTATGATGATCTGTTGCACGTGAAACAGCATATCATTAGCCATTTGGAAAAGTTTCCATGTCCGTTGGAGGGTTGTGGATGCGAGTACTCCTCACTGGCACGGTTGACCACACATATCAGCAATCAGCATGTCGATTATCTTTCGCCAAACTGTCCCCACTGTAAGGAAGAAATAGATCGAGTCGATTTAAGGCAACATGTAAGACTCTACTGCAAAGCGAAACAGTTTGAGTGTACACATTGTG ATAAAAAGTTTCTCTCTTGGAAAGCATTATCACAACATCTGAAAAAAATAGACCAAAAGTTTCACTGTTCGCAATGTGATAAATCATTTTCGTCGCAAGCCTCGTTGAAACTACATGAAC GTACACACAGTGGTGAACGACCGTACGTTTGCACGATTTGCAACAAGTCGTATAAAACATCTAGCTTGCGGACAGCGCACACGGATACGCACATCGTAGGGAAAACGTTCAAATGCGAAATGTGCGGTAAAAGTCTCCAGACGCGTGCCTGCTACAGGAACCACGTGAAACGACATTTGGAACAACGCAATCATGGATGTCCCGTGTGTGGAAAGaaatttttccaaaaatgtaCACTTCGTGTGCATCTGAAAATGGTGCACCGATTGTCGGGCGATATGTTGGATGTgtaa
- the LOC121602610 gene encoding zinc finger protein 382-like isoform X2 → MFGHRLTQNAIVDGRIVPLVEVIESCVGIQVKNSQELPSKICQTCKSIILQFHVFKQKCSRAESVLREMLLHRTSFTEHIEEGGFPDSDYLEESKSVHSPLVEYIEETIEEAQEEEEEEEKEEEKVGTVLNSENESVAPDGMWESLISQSPEGVETSDKDTTIIHTEEYFSDMGDGNFVSALEIAPSVERAVAKYEPTALDDLKSVQSNSHVCDICGKIALSKSRLAKHMQLHIDSKIVLDHMNFFICTFCRYVFLREQDLSDHSVQCSGCLNFPVVGNEPCRVRDNVEPSKRIVGGSGVCGICDAGYDDLLHVKQHIISHLEKFPCPLEGCGCEYSSLARLTTHISNQHVDYLSPNCPHCKEEIDRVDLRQHVRLYCKAKQFECTHCDKKFLSWKALSQHLKKIDQKFHCSQCDKSFSSQASLKLHERTHSGERPYVCTICNKSYKTSSLRTAHTDTHIVGKTFKCEMCGKSLQTRACYRNHVKRHLEQRNHGCPVCGKKFFQKCTLRVHLKMVHRLSGDMLDV, encoded by the exons ATGTTTGGACATAGACTTACACAAA ATGCAATTGTGGACGGTAGGATTGTGCCACTGGTTGAAGTGATCGAGAGCTGTGTCGGCATACAG GTGAAAAACTCCCAGGAGCTTCCGAGTAAAATATGCCAGACGTGCAAATCTATCATTCTCCAGTTTCACGTCTTTAAACAAAAGTGTAGTAGAGCGGAAAGTGTATTGCGAGAGATGCTGTTACACCGAACATCATTTACTGAGCACATAGAAGAAGGTGGTTTCCCTGATAGTGACTATTTGGAGGAAAGTAAATCAGTCCATTCACCTTTGGTGGAATACATTGAAGAAACCATCGAGGAGgcgcaggaggaggaggaggaggaggagaaggaggaggagaaggttGGTACTGTGTTAAACAGTGAAAATGAATCCGTAGCTCCCGATGGGATGTGGGAAAGTCTCATCAGCCAATCTCCGGAAGGTGTTGAAACTTCGGATAAAGATACTACAATCATTCATACAGAGGAATATTTTTCCGATATGGGAGACGGAAATTTTGTGTCCGCGTTGGAAATAGCACCCAGCGTTGAACGAGCGGTGGCCAAATATGAACCAACAGCATTGGATGATTTAAAATCAGTGCAAAGCAATAGTCATGTATGCGACATATGCGGAAAGATAGCCCTCTCAAAATCACGCCTGGCGAAACACATGCAGCTTCATATTGATTCTAAAATAGTGCTCGATCATATGAACTTTTTCATTTGCACTTTCTGCCGATATGTGTTTCTGCGAGAACAAGATTTGAGTGACCACAGCGTGCAGTGTTCCGGATGCTTAAACTTTCCGGTTGTTGGAAATGAGCCGTGCCGTGTTCGTGACAATGTAGAACCTTCCAAGCGCATTGTGGGAGGCAGTGGCGTCTGCGGAATCTGTGACGCAGGGTATGATGATCTGTTGCACGTGAAACAGCATATCATTAGCCATTTGGAAAAGTTTCCATGTCCGTTGGAGGGTTGTGGATGCGAGTACTCCTCACTGGCACGGTTGACCACACATATCAGCAATCAGCATGTCGATTATCTTTCGCCAAACTGTCCCCACTGTAAGGAAGAAATAGATCGAGTCGATTTAAGGCAACATGTAAGACTCTACTGCAAAGCGAAACAGTTTGAGTGTACACATTGTG ATAAAAAGTTTCTCTCTTGGAAAGCATTATCACAACATCTGAAAAAAATAGACCAAAAGTTTCACTGTTCGCAATGTGATAAATCATTTTCGTCGCAAGCCTCGTTGAAACTACATGAAC GTACACACAGTGGTGAACGACCGTACGTTTGCACGATTTGCAACAAGTCGTATAAAACATCTAGCTTGCGGACAGCGCACACGGATACGCACATCGTAGGGAAAACGTTCAAATGCGAAATGTGCGGTAAAAGTCTCCAGACGCGTGCCTGCTACAGGAACCACGTGAAACGACATTTGGAACAACGCAATCATGGATGTCCCGTGTGTGGAAAGaaatttttccaaaaatgtaCACTTCGTGTGCATCTGAAAATGGTGCACCGATTGTCGGGCGATATGTTGGATGTgtaa